One segment of Bacillus alkalisoli DNA contains the following:
- a CDS encoding DUF6509 family protein, producing MVIMDYQYRKEVQKMNVTNHTIDRINDPTGILAGDRYEIILQVDVEAEDELFSEQGIYIKLIFAVDENASRIAQYQVFESNTNKYLEFSLEDEELEELQKYCSTIINN from the coding sequence ATGGTTATAATGGATTATCAATATCGAAAGGAAGTGCAAAAAATGAATGTAACCAACCATACGATAGATCGAATAAACGATCCAACTGGAATTTTAGCTGGAGATAGATATGAAATCATCCTTCAAGTAGACGTAGAGGCCGAGGATGAGCTATTTTCCGAACAAGGTATATACATAAAACTGATTTTTGCTGTAGACGAAAATGCTTCTAGAATTGCCCAATACCAAGTCTTCGAAAGCAACACAAACAAATACTTAGAATTCTCCTTAGAAGACGAAGAACTAGAAGAACTTCAAAAATACTGCTCCACAATAATAAACAATTGA